The genomic stretch AAAAATACAAAAATTCCGCATCTCTCTTATGTTGGAGATAGTATTATAGGGGAAAATTGTAATTTTGGTTGTAATACAATAACTGCCAACTTAAGATTTGATGACAAACCTGTTAAAGTAAATATAAAAGGTAAAAGGGTTGAAAGTGTAAGAAAATTGGGAATAATAATGGGAGATAATGTTAAGACAGGAATTCAAGTCTCTTTTATGCCGGGAGTTAAAGTTGGAAGCAATTGCTGGATTGGAGCAAGTTGTTTAATTGATAGAGATATAGAAAGTAATACTTTTGTATATAAAAAGGATGAGTTAATTTTTAAAAAATTAAATTGGTGAAGTTAATGATTATAGGTCCAAATAAATCAAAAAATTTTTTTGATAATTTGAAAGATGAGCAAATTCAACAGTGTGGGATTGATTTAAGAGTTTGGAAGATATTTAAATTAGAAGGAGAAGGAGTTATTGACTTTTCAAACGAAAAAAGAAAATTACCAAATTACATTGAGATATTCAACTCTGAAAAAGATGAATTTGTAAGATTAGAGAATGGAGTTTATATTGTGAAGATAGCTGATTATATAAAAATTCCTAATAATATCGCCGCCTTTACATTTCCAAGAAGTTCTTTATTGAGGATGGGAGCAACTTTATACTCCGCAGTTCACGACCCTGGATATGAAGGAAGACCAGAATATTTACTGCAAGTTTTCAATCCAATAACCATTCATAAATATGCAAGAATTGCACAAATAGTTTTTTTCGAGTGTAAAGATGTTAGTAGTGTTTATAATGGCATTTACAAAGGAAAATAGTATAAAAATCAACATAATAGGTGAAATAAATGAGAAAACTTTTATTATCTATTCTACTTTTAATTTTATTTTGTGGATGTTTAGGAAATCCAAAAATTACCAACAATAAATTAAACATCTACAATTTTTGGGTTTATTATGGTTCAGACAACATAGAAAATCTTTCAAAGTATGATTTGGTTATTATTGAACCATACAATTACAAAAAAGAAGATATTCAAAAATTAAAGTCATTAAATCCAAATATAAAAGTTATTGCCTATCTAAGCATTGGAGAAGTTAGCAAAGACAGACCATATTTCAAAGATTGTCAAAATATAATTATTGGAAAAAATCCAAATTGGACCTCTTACTATGTAAATATCTCATCCTCAATATGGCAAAATATAATCATAGATGAAGTTAAAAAATTTAAAAATATGGGGTTTGATGGAGTATTTTTAGATACAGTTGATAGTGCAATCTATACAAACCAAAAAAATGAAGTTATTGAGTTAATCAAAAAAATTAGAAAAGAAAATCCAAATATAATAATTATACAAAATAGGGGCTTTGAAATTGTTAATGAAACCGCCCCATACATAGATGGTGTTCTTTTTGAGGACTTCACAACATATTATGATTTCAAAACTAAAAACGCATATTATTGGAATGGTAGTGATTTAAATTGGATTAATGCTCAAAGTGAAAAACTAAAAAATTTGAAGGAAAAATATGGTATAATTATTTTAACATTGGATTATGTTAATAATAATGAAATGGCTAAAAAGTGTATTGAACATGCTAAAGAATATGGCTTTATTCCAATGACTACTAATGATATTAATTTAAATTCAATTAATTAGCTTTTTTATTTAAGTTAAGTAATTAATTCAACCCCTTTTCCAACTTCTGTTCTTATTGTAGTTCCATAATAATCTCTTAAAATTTCTTCTACATCATCAATAAACTCTTCTTTTGGTAAAACAATTATTGAAGGTCCAGAACCACTTATTGTAATTCCATAAACTTTATCTTTAACTTCTTCTTTAACTTTAAAATAGTTTGGAATTAATTTACCTCTCACAGGCTCTATAATGTTGTCAGACATCATATATCTTCCAAACAATGATTTATCTTTTTTATATAATGCATAAACCATTCCACAGGCTTTTCCTACATTATTTACTAAATCTTTTAAATTTACACTTTTTGGTAAAATTTCTCTTGCTTCTTTTGTATTTATTGATATATCTGGAATGGCTATTAAAATATCAAGTTTAAAATCTATTGGTATATGTAAAACTTCTAAAGGTTCATAGTTTGTTATCATAGTAAAATCTCCAAATATTGCTGGGGCAACATTATCAGCATGCTTTGCATTTGAAGATGCTAATTCACCATAAGAGGCATAATCCACTAACTTTAATTTATTTAGATTTAAATTAAACAGTTTATTTATTGCATAGGCAGTCCCAGCAGATGATGCGGCAGAACTTCCAAGACCACTACCAGCCTTAACTCCTTTTTTTATTTTTATTTTAACTCCATTTTTAATATTAAAGTCATTTAACATCTTTTTTGCAACAATTCCAGCAACATTCTCATCAGGATTAGTGGGAATATTTTTATCATTTACTTCAATAATAATTTCTTTATCATCTAATTTTTCAACTTCAACTATATCATAAGGTTCTTTTAAGCATAAACCAAATACATCAAATCCTACTCCTAAATTAGCAGATGTACAAGGAGCTTTTACTTTAACTCTCAAATTTTCACCTTCTATTTTATTATTTACTCTAAAAACATCTTTCTTATTATATCTACAGCATCTTTTTTTACTAAAACTAAAACTCTATCTCCAGGCTTTAATTCAATATCTCCACTAGGAATTTTTAATTCACTTCCTTCATAAATAGCAATAATCAAATAATCTTGTGGCCTTCCAAGATCTTTTATTTTTTTATAAGCCACTTTAGATTTTTCAGGAATTATGAATTCTAAAATCTCAGCCTCTCCTCTTCCTATAATCGTTAAATCTAATATTCCCGGCCTATCAATCAACTTTTCTATATAATTAGCGGCTATTAATTCTGGTGATACTACTACATCAACCCCTAACCTCTCAAAAACATCCTTATACTCTATTTCAGAAATTCTCGCAATTGTTTTATCAACTCCATAACTCTTTGCAAGTAAAGAACTCATTAAATTAACTTCTTCCTTACCAGTTACCGCTATATATATATCGGCATCTTCAATTCCAGCCTCTTCTAAGGTTTTTGTTTTCGTGCAATCTCCATGTATAATTAAGGCATCAATTTCGGCAGATACTTTATTACATATCTCTTTATCACTATCGATTAAAACAATATCATGCCCCTTATCACACAAAGACTTAGCCAAAGTATAACCAATTCTACCAATTCCCGCAATGATTATAATCATAAAATAACACCAAAAATATTTTTTAAAGAATAATTTTTTCATAAAATTCGCTATATCCAAAATGCCAATGAACTATTTTTTTCTTTAATTCCTCTTCAAGTTTTAATATTTTTTCAAACTCCTCTCTATTTAAATATCCTATGAATCCTCTTTTTATTGCCTCCTCACATTTTAAACTGCATGGAATAAAACCAGAGGGTAAAACAATAGCATAAACTCCTTTATTTTTTAACTCCTCCCTTATTT from Methanocaldococcus lauensis encodes the following:
- a CDS encoding endo alpha-1,4 polygalactosaminidase, whose product is MRKLLLSILLLILFCGCLGNPKITNNKLNIYNFWVYYGSDNIENLSKYDLVIIEPYNYKKEDIQKLKSLNPNIKVIAYLSIGEVSKDRPYFKDCQNIIIGKNPNWTSYYVNISSSIWQNIIIDEVKKFKNMGFDGVFLDTVDSAIYTNQKNEVIELIKKIRKENPNIIIIQNRGFEIVNETAPYIDGVLFEDFTTYYDFKTKNAYYWNGSDLNWINAQSEKLKNLKEKYGIIILTLDYVNNNEMAKKCIEHAKEYGFIPMTTNDINLNSIN
- a CDS encoding deoxyuridine 5'-triphosphate nucleotidohydrolase; its protein translation is MIIGPNKSKNFFDNLKDEQIQQCGIDLRVWKIFKLEGEGVIDFSNEKRKLPNYIEIFNSEKDEFVRLENGVYIVKIADYIKIPNNIAAFTFPRSSLLRMGATLYSAVHDPGYEGRPEYLLQVFNPITIHKYARIAQIVFFECKDVSSVYNGIYKGK
- a CDS encoding NAD-binding protein — translated: MIIIIAGIGRIGYTLAKSLCDKGHDIVLIDSDKEICNKVSAEIDALIIHGDCTKTKTLEEAGIEDADIYIAVTGKEEVNLMSSLLAKSYGVDKTIARISEIEYKDVFERLGVDVVVSPELIAANYIEKLIDRPGILDLTIIGRGEAEILEFIIPEKSKVAYKKIKDLGRPQDYLIIAIYEGSELKIPSGDIELKPGDRVLVLVKKDAVDIIRKMFLE
- a CDS encoding homoserine kinase; the protein is MRVKVKAPCTSANLGVGFDVFGLCLKEPYDIVEVEKLDDKEIIIEVNDKNIPTNPDENVAGIVAKKMLNDFNIKNGVKIKIKKGVKAGSGLGSSAASSAGTAYAINKLFNLNLNKLKLVDYASYGELASSNAKHADNVAPAIFGDFTMITNYEPLEVLHIPIDFKLDILIAIPDISINTKEAREILPKSVNLKDLVNNVGKACGMVYALYKKDKSLFGRYMMSDNIIEPVRGKLIPNYFKVKEEVKDKVYGITISGSGPSIIVLPKEEFIDDVEEILRDYYGTTIRTEVGKGVELIT